A stretch of the Corylus avellana chromosome ca6, CavTom2PMs-1.0 genome encodes the following:
- the LOC132185411 gene encoding NF-X1-type zinc finger protein NFXL1: MSYQARNDRRDRTRFPAQGARHQWVPRGSTATTEVNLNLNPNPNPTQNPNPQLSFNANRGTVEDSNYGSAPPESRPRRNNGPRAYVSRSVNQKRDGETEKEKEKERERENQEEKGLKDSKVPQLVQEIQEKLIKSTVECMICYDMVRRSAPIWSCSSCYSIFHLTCIKKWARAPTSVDLLAEKSQGFNWRCPGCQSVQLTLLKEIRYVCFCGKRPDPPSDLYLTPHSCGEPCGKPLEREVLCPGESGEDLCPHVCVLQCHPGPCPPCKAFAPPHLCPCGKKTITTRCSDRKSLLTCGQRCDKLLDCMRHRCERTCHVGPCDPCKVLVNAPCFCKNKVEVVLCGDMAVKGMVKTEDGVFSCGSSCGKKLLCGNHVCSDICHPGSCGECDLMPSRVKTCYCGKTSLQQERLSCLDPIPTCSEKCGKSLPCGMHHCTEVCHAGDCPPCLLKVSQKCRCGSTSRTVECYKTTMEEKFTCDKPCGRKKNCGRHRCSERCCPHSNSNNLLVGDWDPHFCSMPCEKKLRCGQHSCESLCHSGHCPPCLETIFTDLTCACGRTSIPPPLPCGTPTPSCQLPCSVPQPCGHSSSHSCHFGDCPPCSVPIAKECIGGHVVLRNIPCGSKDIRCNKLCGKTRQCGMHACGRTCHPQPCDSSPGPLPGLRTSCGQTCGAPRRDCRHTCKAPCHPSAPCPDVRCDFPVTITCSCARLTATVPCDAGGSNGGFSADTLYEASIIQKLPVPLQPVEATGKKIPLGQRKLMCDDDCAKLERKRVLADAFDITPPNLEALHFGENSVVSEVLADLYRRDPKWVLSVEERCKFLVLGKSRGTTSGLKVHVFCPMLKDKRDAVKLIAERWKLAVYSAGWEPKRFIVVHVTPKSKVPSRVIGVKVSTTVNSSHPPAFDPLVDMDPRLVVSFLDLPRDADISALVLRFGGECELVWLNDKNALAVFSDPARAATAMRRLDHGSVYHGAVVVLPNGGAVAASSATSAWGGAVTALKGNPWKKAIVQEAGWKEGLWSDEEWPGGSADMQASVWKKEAPIAASLNRWSVLDSETSLSSSAASLRAEDPGKGAGSSSGSVLQSDEGGSNSAGQHQGGNFSGTEMPEVVDDWEKAYEGNRCTSFYHYLPKTFLIPINLSVFLPTHHMAPPLSPCISSHEFTKVPWKHTLLFSFQSLGVIYGQISTAPLYVFGTIAAKDINSQEAVYELFSFIFWTMTTISLLKYCFIVLKADDDGEGGIFALYSLLCRHAKVGLLPIDRNGYGVMHYEEETPSKIKVESRAWRAIAKHKSSHYLMLCLALFGSCMTIGEGVLTPALSVLSASKGVQRSLSGMAHKFFSSQSTQQSVSKALERYVPVPSACAILVCLFMLQHYGTHKIGFMFAPIIIIWLLFVSGVGIYNIFHWNKQIIHAISPIYMYRFVRNIDIHSWRSLGSIILCLAGSETMFADLGHFSRKPIKIAFLCLIYPVLTICYAGQAAYISKNLSVQDFNHLTESVPGPTRHFFIVLSLLASAVGSQATITASFSVINQCLTLDCFPRVKVIHTSDKIHGQVYIPVVNWLLMIFSLTVTIGFRDIVKIGNATGLAVISGMLVTTCLMSLVIALYWEKSWFLSACFFMFFGFIETTYLSACMLNFHKGAWYLVVLLALSLNVMLGWHYGTMKKYEYDLQNKVPTAWLTEHSSDLGVSRIPGIGLIYTDMVTGIPAFFSHFITNLPAFHQVLIFVSFMSLPVPYVPPSRRYLIGRVGPKDYKIYRCIVRHGYCDHIRDTNDFEEEIIRSIGEFVSVEENDLESLTSPEGRMIVVGKPLPDGNGLVPLNETSSDFGSAGLANHESQRSPVGDALESSHAGVKIRKKVRFMLPPNSPKMRTSVREELQEIIDARESGTAYFVGQSHLQVRDGSNFVKRFLIKTYIFCDKNCREPPVALNIPHAALVEVGMLCTI; the protein is encoded by the exons ATGAGCTATCAAGCTCGAAATGATCGAAGGGATAGGACTAGATTTCCTGCCCAAGGCGCTCGCCATCAGTGGGTTCCGAGAGGATCCACTGCCACCACCGAAGTGAACCTGAACCTGAACCCGAACCCCAATccaacccaaaacccaaacccacAATTGAGCTTCAATGCAAACCGCGGGACTGTTGAGGACTCAAATTATGGTTCTGCTCCGCCTGAGAGTCGGCCTAGAAGGAATAATGGTCCGAGGGCTTACGTGAGTCGATCTGTGAATCAGAAGAGGGATGGggagacagagaaagagaaggagaaggagagggAAAGGGAGAATCAGGAGGAAAAGGGATTGAAGGACTCCAAGGTACCTCAGCTTGTGCAAGAAATTCAGGAGAAGCTGATTAAGAGCACCGTTGAATGCATGATTTGTTATGATATGGTGCGGAGGTCAGCACCCATATGGTCTTGCTCGAGCTGCTACTCTATTTTTCATCTGACTTGTATCAAGAAATGGGCTAGGGCGCCTACTTCTGTTGACTTGTTGGCGGAGAAGAGTCAGGGATTTAATTGGAGGTGTCCTGGATGTCAGTCGGTGCAGCTTACGTTGTTGAAGGAGATTCGGTATGTTTGCTTTTGTGGGAAGAGGCCAGACCCACCTTCTGATCTGTATTTGACTCCTCATTCATGTGGAGAACCTTGTGGGAAGCCACTTGAAAGGGAGGTTTTGTGTCCTGGAGAGAGTGGGGAGGATCTTTGCCCACATGTTTGTGTTTTGCAATGCCACCCAGGTCCATGCCCTCCTTGTAAGGCATTTGCCCCGCCACATTTGTGCCCGTGTGGGAAGAAAACAATTACAACACGGTGCTCTGATCGGAAGTCTCTTCTTACTTGTGGTCAGCGCTGTGACAAGCTTCTTGATTGCATGCGTCACAGGTGTGAACGAACCTGCCATGTGGGTCCTTGTGATCCTTGTAAGGTTCTAGTCAATGCTCCTTGTTTCTGCAAGAATAAGGTGGAGGTTGTTCTTTGTGGAGACATGGCTGTGAAGGGAATGGTGAAAACAGAGGATGGTGTTTTTTCTTGTGGTTCAAGTTGCGGAAAGAAGCTTCTATGTGGTAATCATGTCTGCAGTGACATTTGCCATCCAGGCTCTTGTGGAGAGTGTGACTTAATGCCAAGCAGGGTTAAGACATGCTACTGTGGGAAAACAAGCTTGCAGCAGGAACGGCTTAGCTGTTTGGACCCGATTCCAACCTGTTCTGAAAAATGTGGCAAGTCCCTTCCTTGTGGGATGCACCATTGTACAGAGGTGTGCCATGCTGGGGATTGTCCACCATGTTTGCTTAAAGTTTCTCAAAAATGCCGTTGCGGATCAACCTCTCGAACTGTAGAATGCTACAAAACAACAATGGAGGAGAAATTTACTTGTGATAAGCCTTGTGGGCGGAAGAAGAATTGTGGAAGGCACAGGTGCAGTGAGCGATGCTGCCCGCACTCTAATTCAAACAATCTTCTCGTTGGGGATTGGGATCCACACTTCTGCTCGATGCCATGTGAGAAGAAGCTGAGGTGTGGGCAGCATTCTTGTGAATCACTGTGTCATAGTGGCCATTGCCCTCCTTGCCTAGAAACAATTTTTACTGATTTGACGTGTGCATGTGGGAGAACTTCAATCCCTCCTCCGTTGCCTTGCGGCACACCTACTCCTTCATGTCAGCTCCCATGTTCAGTTCCTCAGCCTTGTGGCCATTCATCTTCTCACAGCTGCCACTTTGGGGACTGCCCGCCATGTTCTGTGCCTATAGCGAAGGAATGCATTGGCGGGCATGTTGTCCTTAGGAACATACCTTGTGGCTCAAAGGATATCAGATGTAACAAGCTTTGTGGGAAGACCAGGCAGTGTGGAATGCATGCTTGTGGCAGAACTTGTCACCCACAGCCTTGTGATTCTTCACCTGGGCCTCTACCAGGGTTGAGAACTTCGTGTGGGCAGACATGTGGTGCTCCTAGGAGAGATTGTAGGCATACGTGTAAAGCACCTTGTCACCCTTCTGCTCCTTGTCCTGATGTAAGATGCGATTTCCCTGTAACAATCACTTGTTCTTGTGCCCGGTTAACAGCAACTGTTCCATGTGATGCTGGAGGCAGCAACGGGGGTTTCAGTGCTGATACTTTATATGAAGCTTCTATTATCCAAAAGTTGCCAGTGCCGCTTCAACCAGTGGAAGCAACTGGAAAGAAAATTCCACTCGGACAGAGGAAGCTCATGTGTGATGATGACTGTGCCAAGTTGGAACGAAAACGGGTTCTAGCAGATGCTTTTGATATTACTCCTCCAAACTTGGAAGCTCTTCATTTTGGTGAGAATTCTGTTGTTTCTGAAGTACTTGCAGATCTCTATAGACGTGATCCAAAGTGGGTATTGTCTGTGGAGGAGAGATGCAAGTTCTTGGTACTTGGCAAGAGCAGAGGAACTACAAGTGGTCTTAAGGTTCATGTTTTCTGTCCGATGCTGAAGGATAAGAGAGATGCAGTAAAACTGATTGCCGAGAGATGGAAGCTTGCTGTTTATTCTGCTGGTTGGGAGCCAAAGCGTTTTATTGTGGTTCATGTTACACCCAAATCGAAAGTCCCTTCTCGTGTGATTGGGGTCAAGGTTTCCACCACTGTAAACTCATCCCATCCTCCAGCTTTTGATCCTTTGGTTGACATGGATCCTAGActtgttgtttcttttctcGATTTGCCAAGAGATGCAGATATAAGTGCATTGGTCTTGAGGTTTGGTGGGGAATGTGAACTAGTTTGGCTGAATGACAAGAATGCATTGGCTGTATTTAGTGATCCTGCCCGAGCAGCCACTGCAATGAGGAGATTGGATCATGGGTCAGTATATCATGGAGCTGTTGTGGTTCTCCCAAATGGTGGTGCAGTAGCAGCATCATCGGCTACTAGTGCCTGGGGGGGAGCAGTTACTGCTCTCAAGGGTAACCCATGGAAGAAAGCTATTGTTCAGGAGGCTGGTTGGAAGGAAGGTCTATGGAGTGATGAAGAGTGGCCTGGTGGTTCTGCAGATATGCAGGCATCTGTGTGGAAAAAAGAAGCGCCAATTGCTGCATCATTAAATCGGTGGAGTGTCCTAGACTCTGAAACATCTTTGAGTTCATCTGCTGCATCTCTCAGAGCCGAGGATCCTGGAAAAGGGGCAGGAAGTAGTTCAGGTTCAGTCTTGCAATCCGATGAAGGTGGTTCGAATTCAGCAGGGCAGCATCAAGGAGGTAATTTTAGTGGAACAGAAATGCCTGAGGTGGTTGATGACTGGGAGAAGGCTTACGA GGGCAACCGCTGCA CTTCATTTTATCATTATCTTCCCAAAACTTTCCTCATTCCCATCAACTTGTCAGTCTTTCTACCAACACATCACATGGCTCCTCCACTGAGTCCTTGTATCTCCTCTCATGAGTTTACG AAGGTGCCATGGAAGCACACACTCCTTTTCTCATTTCAAAGCCTTGGAGTAATTTATGGTCAAATAAGTACTGCTCCCTTATATGTCTTTGGGACGATTGCTGCAAAGGATATCAACTCACAAGAGGCTGTGTATGAgctcttttcatttattttctggACCATGACCACCATTTCATTACTGAAGTATTGCTTTATAGTACTGAAGGCTGATGATGATGGAGAGG GTGGTATTTTTGCTTTGTACTCACTATTATGCAGGCATGCCAAAGTAGGTCTGCTTCCAATTGACAGAAATGGCTATGGGGTCATGCATTATGAGGAGGAAACTCCTTCAAAGATCAAGGTGGAATCGAGGGCTTGGAGGGCCATTGCAAAACATAAAAGTAGTCACTACTTGATGTTGTGCTTGGCTCTGTTTGGTTCCTGCATGACAATTGGAGAGGGGGTGCTTACTCCAGCCCTTTCTG TGTTATCAGCTTCAAAAGGTGTTCAAAGATCATTGTCGGGTATGGCACATAAAT TTTTTTCTTCACAAAGTACACAACAGTCCGTCTCAAAAGCTTTAGAAAGAT ATGTACCAGTTCCCTCTGCATGTGCTATACTGGTATGCCTCTTCATGCTGCAGCACTATGGGACTCATAAAATAGGGTTTATGTTTGCTCCAATTATCATTATTTGGCTGTTATTTGTCAGTGGTGTGGGCATATATAATATCTTTCACTGGAACAAACAAATCATCCATGCAATCTCCCCAATATACATGTATAGATTTGTCAGAAATATTGACATTCACAGTTGGAGATCATTAGGCAGCATCATTCTATGTCTAGCAG GATCAGAGACCATGTTTGCAGATCTAGGCCATTTCTCGAGGAAACCCATCAAG ATTGCATTTCTCTGCTTGATTTATCCAGTTCTTACTATATGCTATGCGGGTCAGGCTGCATATATATCCAAAAACTTATCTGTTCAAGATTTTAATCATCTAACAGAATCTGTACCTG GTCCTACTCGGCATTTCTTCATTGTATTATCCCTACTTGCCTCAGCTGTAGGAAGCCAAGCAACCATAACAGCCAGTTTCTCTGTCATAAACCAGTGCCTGACACTTGATTGTTTTCCCAGAGTGAAAGTTATTCATACATCAGATAAGATACATGGGCAAGTCTACATTCCAGTTGTCAACTGGCTATTGATGATCTTCAGCCTCACAGTCACAATAGGTTTCCGTGATATTGTGAAGATTGGTAATGCAACAG GTTTGGCTGTAATTTCTGGAATGCTTGTGACAACTTGTCTGATGTCCCTTGTAATTGCTCTGTACTGGGAGAAGAGTTGGTTTTTATCTGCTTGCTTTTTTATGTTCTTTGGCTTCATTGAGACCACCTATCTGTCAGCTTGTATGTTGAACTTTCACAAGGGAGCTTGGTATCTTGTTGTCCTTTTGGCATTGTCCTTGAACGTCATGCTTGGATGGCATTATGGAACCATGAAGAAGTATGAGTATGATTTACAGAACAAGGTGCCCACAGCATGGCTGACAGAACATAGCTCAGACCTTGGAGTTTCCAGGATACCTGGAATCGGCTTAATTTACACCGATATGGTGACCGGAATCCCGGCTTTCTTCTCGCATTTCATTACGAATCTTCCTGCATTTCATCAGGTgcttatttttgtttccttcatGTCTCTACCTGTGCCTTATGTTCCCCCAAGTAGAAGGTATCTTATAGGAAGGGTAGGGCCTAAAGACTACAAAATATATCGTTGCATTGTGAGACATGGCTACTGTGATCACATTAGAGACACAAATGACTTTGAGGAAGAGATTATTCGTTCGATCGGAGAATTCGTTTCGGTGGAAGAAAATGACTTGGAATCCCTGACATCCCCAGAAGGGAGAATGATTGTTGTTGGAAAACCATTGCCAGATGGAAATGGTTTGGTTCCATTGAATGAAACCAGCTCAGATTTTGGTTCTGCAGGCTTGGCAAACCATGAATCTCAGAGAAGTCCTGTGGGTGATGCACTTGAGAGCAGCCATGCTGGTGTGAAGATCAGGAAAAAGGTTAGATTCATGTTGCCTCCAAATAGTCCAAAAATGAGAACATCTGTGAGGGAGGAGCTACAAGAAATCATTGATGCCAGGGAGAGTGGAACTGCATATTTTGTAGGGCAATCACATTTACAAGTGCGTGATGGCTCAAACTTTGTGAAACGGTTCCTGATCAAGacctatattttttgtgataaaAACTGCAGAGAGCCTCCAGTGGCCCTCAACATCCCTCATGCTGCTCTTGTGGAGGTTGGCATGCTATGTACCATATGA